From Triticum aestivum cultivar Chinese Spring chromosome 4A, IWGSC CS RefSeq v2.1, whole genome shotgun sequence, a single genomic window includes:
- the LOC123085349 gene encoding uncharacterized protein: MALTALETAERRLPCHAEQADAGGKVVAAAAAEQAVPLQEADHGGRLERDDIWNMIQSQKPAAPALTPKQAPYVPAPVRRSSSLLTQKSLEICTESLGSETGSDGFSDAADRSCPGSDDDDGEGGADGVAARAMPPRAFPPPLPSLARRTVGSLQMRQHRRDGRLVVEAVPVLSNTLFRAQRRGGRLLLSFADTAAPAEDEGKNRAQEADQQQADEQTREEEEEDDGEEEVQVVDRGTVVEVKVSTQPQAHNSGARVHRSSLVINKFVGAEPVNASEINDTAAAPQQSPKPPSSSEAAAPALSATATLPGPEDDGSAATPCEGKVLMTTRRRRSKQELLNHMRRCGQLSGQLFIWEPRVATSS, encoded by the coding sequence ATGGCACTCACGGCGCTCGAGACCGCGGAGCGGCGCCTGCCGTGCCACGCCGAGCAGGCCGACGCCGGCGGCAAGGtggtggctgctgctgctgctgagcagGCCGTGCCGCTGCAGGAGGCGGACCACGGCGGCCGTCTCGAGAGGGACGACATATGGAACATGATCCAGTCGCAGAAGCCCGCGGCCCCGGCGTTGACGCCGAAGCAGGCGCCGTACGTGCCGGCCCCCGTGCGCCGCTCCTCCAGCCTGCTCACCCAGAAGAGCCTGGAGATCTGCACAGAGAGCCTCGGCTCCGAGACCGGCTCCGACGGCTTCTCCGACGCCGCCGACCGCTCCTGCCCGGgctccgacgacgacgacggcgagggcGGCGCCGACGGGGTGGCCGCGCGCGCCATGCCGCCCCGCGCGttcccgccgccgctgccctcgctgGCGCGCCGCACCGTCGGGTCGCTGCAGATGAGGCAGCACCGCCGCGACGGCCGCCTCGTCGTCGAGGCCGTCCCCGTGCTGTCCAACACCCTGTTCCGCGCGCAGCGCCGTGGCGGGCGCCTGCTCCTCTCCTTCGCTGACACCGCCGCCCCGGCCGAGGACGAGGGGAAGAACCGCGCCCAGGAAGCCGACCAGCAGCAGGCCGACGAGCAGacccgcgaggaggaggaggaggatgacggcGAGGAGGAGGTCCAGGTCGTGGACAGAGGCACCGTCGTCGAGGTCAAGGTCAGTACGCAGCCCCAGGCGCACAACAGTGGGGCGCGGGTGCACCGCTCCTCGCTCGTCATCAACAAGTTCGTCGGCGCCGAGCCCGTCAACGCCTCCGAGATCAATGACACCGCCGCTGCGCCGCAGCAGTCGCCCAAGCCTCCGAGCAGTTCGGAGGCCGCAGCTCCGGCTCTAAGCGCGACCGCGACGCTGCCTGGCCCGGAAGACGACGGCAGTGCTGCCACGCCCTGCGAGGGCAAGGtgctgatgacgacgaggaggcggcggagcaAGCAGGAGCTCCTCAACCACATGCGCCGGTGCGGCCAGCTGAGCGGGCAGCTCTTCATATGGGAGCCGCGCGTCGCCACCTCCTCCTGA